From the Theileria equi strain WA chromosome 4 map unlocalized gcontig_1105316255041, whole genome shotgun sequence genome, one window contains:
- a CDS encoding conserved hypothetical protein (encoded by transcript BEWA_045880A) yields the protein MGRKSRKRAMIKPFCYFCNREFDNEKILIQHQKAKHFKCEECNRKLETANGLLVHMQQVHKMVQRRVPNAIDGRDDINCVVQGMHGVPPEVIQEFHIKQVQRADSINNKKQQRISWTQVAMAPSVEQFLTQMRTGNTHFPGMQETASVIPAPTTAGSHSTPMMAAQSATRGGASGFSQPVDIVHQTPVAQPILQPGATSGVPMASQTRVIQPLILGPKGVPVEAPEVKAPIPSRFTAPVVPMVFEKKIEPEKSDEPQTLFYKACGFAPLFVPTPALGNTRLSYSSDSVSINNYNNKIHTFIQIC from the exons ATGGGTAGAAAGAGTCGGAAGAGGGCTATGATTAAGCCCTTTTGCTATTTTTGCAACAGAGAGTTTGATAatgaaaagattttaatTCAACACCAAAAGGctaaacattttaaatgtgAAGAATGTAATCGCAAATTGGAAACCGCCAATGGGCTACTAGTACATATGCAACAG GTCCATAAAATGGTTCAGAGACGAGTCCCAAACGCAATAGACGGCCGTGACGATATCAACTGCGTGGTACAGGGTATGCATGGAGTGCCTCCGGAGGTTATTCAGGAGTTCCACATTAAACAGGTGCAAAGAGCAGACAGTATAAATAATAAAAAGCAGCAAAGAATAAGTTGGACCCAAGTTGCAATGGCACCGTCGGTCGAACAATTTTTGACCCAAATGAGAACTGGAAATACTCACTTCCCAGGCATGCAAGAAACTGCTTCTGTAATTCCAGCTCCTACTACCGCTGGTTCTCATTCTACTCCTATGATGGCTGCCCAAAGTGCCACAAGGGGAGGAGCCTCTGGGTTTTCTCAACCAGTGGACATAGTACATCAAACTCCTGTTGCACAACCAATATTACAACCAGGGGCGACTTCCGGAGTACCAATGGCCTCGCAAACGAGAGTTATACAGCCACTTATATTAGGACCGAAGGGGGTTCCCGTAGAAGCTCCAGAAGTAAAG GCACCTATCCCATCTAGATTTACGGCTCCAGTGGTTCCTATGGTATTTGAGAAGAAAATAGAACCTGAAAAGTCTGACGAACCCCAGACTCTCTTCTACAAAGCCTGCGGTTTTGCGCCACTCTTCGTGCCAACACCAGCTCTGGGAAACACAAGACTCTCATACTCATCTGATTCGGTAAGTATAAATAATTATAACAATAAAATTCACACATTTATTCAAATATGTTAA
- a CDS encoding hypothetical protein (encoded by transcript BEWA_045890A), with translation MEIETPDCISLGKLCVFTEILTAGAKAAVLALEGIKAEALKFVKLIGIRKSELIANLLEPHGIAGYVYGVIAPLSVNAKIAFPMLTIPYESIDCIKNPQNVTARERYDTVTSRAFWDFFKANDEDLTIISDFGTWNTYKRHLENLPESYRLNTHRIKKLVLVSDFQDVIGSWKNGTLGDLEIDSPGNSQVVHIITIPEIGMIMYKKGGDTYVLSEGTQIEDGPESVRISVGSNVLFKEYFQKPKSTSSAFKSGRFTRDYEKPIQAKNLLKNHKDYVLYFKKRRDRMSRYPQGYIKRVPIRTQFWGNFTGRNRNYTLP, from the exons ATGGAGATAGAAACACCGGATTGTATTTCTCTGGGGAAGCTCTGCGTATTCACGGAAATCCTCACAGCAGGTGCTAAAGCGGCAGTTTTAGCACTTGAAGGGATAAAAGCAGAAGctttaaaatttgtaaagcTTATTGGAATCAGAAAATCGGAACTCATAGCCAATCTTCTGGAACCACACGGAATTGCCGGTTATGTCTACGGTGTCATAGCTCCGCTTAGTGTAAACGCAAAAATCGCATTTCCTATGTTAACAATCCCATACGAGTCTATTGATTGTAtaaaaaatccacaaaatgTTACCGCACGTGAGAGGTATGACACAGTAACCTCAAGGGCATTTTGGGATTTTTTCAAGGCGAATGACGAGGATCTCACCATTATTTCCGACTTTGGAACCTGGAACACATATAAAAGACACCTTGAAAATCTCCCAGAGAGCTATAGACTCAATACACATCGCATAAAAAAACTGGTTCTAGTCTCCGATTTTCAGGACGTTATAGGTTCATGGAAAAATGGGACGTTGGGAGATCTAGAGATCGATTCCCCCGGAAATTCGCAAGTAGTGCATATAATTACTATCCCAGAAATTGGAATGATCATGTACAAAAAAGGAGGTGATACCTATGTCCTATCAGAGGGCACACAGATAGAGGATGGACCTGAAAGTGTACGTATTTCTGTAGGGTCAAATGTTTTGTTTAAG gaatattttcaaaaacCAAAGTCAACATCTTCGGCGTTTAAATCTGGAAGGTTTACGAGAGACTATGAAAAACCTATACAGGCCAAAAATTTGCTCAAAAACCACAAGGATTATGTCctatattttaaaaagagACGAGATCGCATGAGCAGATATCCACAAGGCTACATTAAACGAGTACCAATTAGAACTCAGTTTTGGGGAAATTTTACGGGTAGAAACAGAAACTACACATTaccataa
- a CDS encoding hypothetical protein (encoded by transcript BEWA_045900A) → MTKLVDSLVKSSKELKPITLDLRNNFNPMISESRILSLGNTRIFSLMEEYMEEYRIGEVRDGDILVYEDSLFLIYRSVLFFEYSSGVRYAQITSSYLNKAGSITKEVVERINEANYGVYTELIKDFVVMDLKKKPPHYLIKESGNKVRKFQINRLFTPNVVIGPVKYGEYILDDAVEGVISKIVEVEGSIVRIETLFNDGFGIKTLHRVVGSGVVTLYTERNLII, encoded by the exons ATGACTAAATTGGTGGATTCTCTAGTTAAAAGCTCGAAAGAACTTAAACCCATTACACTTGACCTGAGGAATAACTTTAATCCGATGATTTCAGAATCAAGAATTTTATCACTCGGAAATACCCGTATATTTAGCCTAATGGAGGAATACATGGAAGAATACAGAATTGGTGAAGTAAGGGATGGAGACATTTTAGTTTATGAAGATTCACTATTTCTGATATATAGAAGTGTACTGTTCTTTGAGTACAGCTCTGGAGTCAG GTATGCACAAATAACAAGTAGTTATTTAAATAAGGCGGGTTCAATCACTAAGGAGGTTGTGGAAAGAATAAACGAGGCAAATTACGGAGTATATACTGAGCTTATCAAGGACTTTGTAGTTATGGATTTGAAAAAGAAACCACCTCATTACTTGATAAAGGAGAGCGGAAATAAGGTAAGGAAATTTCAGATAAATCGTCTCTTTACACCAAACGTGGTTATTGGCCCAGTCAAGTATGGTGAATACATTCTGGATGATGCAGTAGAGGGTGTGATTAGTAAAATTGTTGAAGTAGAAGGAAGTATTGTTAGGATAGAAACATTGTTTAATGATGGATTTGGAATTAAAACTCTCCACAGAGTTGTAGGATCTGGAGTTGTGACTCTGTACACAGAAAGGAATCTGATAATTTGA